Proteins co-encoded in one Halorussus lipolyticus genomic window:
- a CDS encoding ABC transporter permease subunit, with translation MTIGRVFGHELTVIRRTAVGKFLVALSLVGALGGTLVGYGLSNDPLTGDFLAFSLWLVAGTVLPFGALLTSAVAIAADRESGRLRLLFGTPVTRADVFVGTLLSRVAATCVSVGVGFALTVVVVSLFSVEATRGILRLATFTLLFCVVYTTVGTVISAISPTRLRAIGLALVFYVWSAMWPQIVGILVGPNRSPPGPPTSAERLTHFVGTLSPFGAYSQVVTPARAIYAESVAGSLLATPTMLLILVTWAVVPVPIGYWWLSRIDL, from the coding sequence ATGACTATTGGCAGAGTTTTCGGTCACGAACTCACGGTGATTCGGCGGACGGCCGTCGGCAAGTTTCTCGTTGCGCTGTCGCTGGTAGGGGCCCTCGGTGGCACCCTCGTCGGGTACGGCTTGTCGAACGACCCGCTGACCGGGGACTTCCTCGCGTTCTCACTCTGGCTCGTCGCCGGGACTGTCCTCCCCTTCGGGGCGTTGCTGACCAGTGCGGTCGCAATAGCGGCCGACAGAGAGTCCGGACGCCTCAGACTGCTGTTCGGTACGCCGGTGACGCGGGCAGACGTGTTCGTCGGGACACTACTCTCGCGGGTGGCCGCGACCTGCGTTTCGGTCGGCGTTGGGTTCGCACTTACGGTGGTCGTCGTCTCACTCTTTTCGGTCGAGGCAACCCGAGGGATACTGCGGCTTGCTACGTTCACGCTCCTGTTCTGTGTCGTGTACACCACGGTTGGAACGGTCATTTCGGCCATCTCTCCGACCCGATTGCGAGCAATCGGATTGGCACTCGTCTTCTACGTCTGGTCGGCCATGTGGCCTCAAATCGTCGGCATACTCGTGGGACCGAACAGGTCTCCGCCGGGACCGCCGACGAGCGCCGAGCGACTGACTCACTTCGTCGGGACGCTGAGTCCTTTCGGTGCGTACAGCCAAGTCGTCACCCCGGCCCGAGCGATATACGCCGAATCTGTGGCGGGGAGTTTACTGGCGACACCGACGATGTTGCTCATTCTGGTCACGTGGGCAGTCGTCCCGGTTCCCATCGGGTACTGGTGGCTCTCTCGAATCGACCTGTGA
- a CDS encoding class II fumarate hydratase — MSDEDYRIEEDSLGEMQVPADAYWGAQTQRALQNFPISGITFGRRFVRALGVVKKSAARANRDLEMIPDDKADAIVEAADEVIEGQHDDQFPVDVFQTGSGTSSNMNANEVIANRATEIYGGEIGTREIHPNDHVNFGQSSNDVIPTAMHVASLEAVEKDLLPALDSLREALEAKEDEFDGVVKTGRTHLQDATPVRLGQEFGGYRTQVEKGLARLDQVRDHLSELALGGTAVGTGLNTHPEFPEKAAEYISEETGVEFREADNHFEAQAAHDAMSEAHGALRTIAGSLNKIANDLRLLASGPRNGLGELEQPENQPGSSIMPGKINPVVAEAVNQVHKQVVGNDAAVSAGAAEGQIDLNLYKPVLAHNFLQSAEMLANASEVFGEKFVRKLEANEEHCEQQVEQSMALATALNPHIGYDKASDAAKTALKEGKTVKEVVVEKGYLSEEEAEEVIDPEKMTHRGILGSDD, encoded by the coding sequence ATGAGCGACGAGGACTACCGTATCGAGGAGGACAGCCTCGGAGAGATGCAGGTACCGGCCGACGCCTACTGGGGCGCACAGACCCAGCGCGCGCTCCAGAACTTCCCCATCTCGGGCATCACGTTCGGGCGGCGGTTCGTCCGCGCGCTCGGCGTCGTCAAGAAGTCGGCGGCCCGAGCGAACCGGGACCTCGAAATGATTCCCGACGACAAGGCCGACGCCATCGTCGAGGCCGCAGACGAGGTTATCGAAGGCCAGCACGACGACCAGTTCCCCGTGGACGTGTTCCAGACCGGAAGCGGGACCTCCTCGAACATGAACGCCAACGAGGTCATCGCCAACCGCGCGACCGAAATCTACGGCGGCGAAATCGGCACGCGCGAGATTCACCCCAACGACCACGTGAACTTCGGTCAATCCTCGAACGACGTGATTCCGACCGCGATGCACGTCGCGTCCCTCGAAGCCGTCGAGAAGGACCTCCTGCCCGCGCTCGACAGCCTCCGCGAGGCCCTCGAAGCCAAAGAAGACGAGTTCGACGGCGTGGTCAAGACCGGCCGCACGCACTTGCAGGACGCCACGCCGGTCCGCCTCGGACAGGAGTTCGGCGGCTACCGCACGCAGGTCGAGAAGGGCCTCGCCCGCCTCGACCAAGTTCGGGACCACCTCTCGGAGTTGGCGCTCGGCGGCACCGCGGTCGGCACCGGCCTGAACACCCACCCGGAGTTCCCGGAGAAGGCGGCCGAGTACATCTCCGAGGAGACCGGCGTCGAGTTCCGCGAGGCCGACAACCACTTCGAAGCGCAGGCCGCCCACGACGCCATGTCGGAGGCCCACGGCGCGCTGAGAACCATCGCCGGTTCGCTCAACAAAATCGCCAACGACCTGCGCCTGTTGGCCTCCGGGCCGCGCAACGGTCTGGGCGAACTCGAACAGCCCGAAAACCAGCCCGGTAGCTCCATCATGCCCGGCAAAATCAACCCCGTCGTCGCCGAGGCAGTCAATCAGGTCCACAAGCAGGTCGTGGGCAACGACGCCGCCGTGAGCGCCGGTGCCGCCGAGGGGCAAATCGACCTCAACCTCTACAAGCCAGTCCTCGCGCACAACTTCCTCCAGTCCGCCGAGATGCTCGCCAACGCCTCCGAAGTCTTCGGCGAGAAGTTTGTCCGCAAACTGGAAGCCAACGAAGAACACTGCGAACAGCAGGTCGAACAGAGCATGGCGCTGGCCACCGCGCTGAACCCCCACATCGGCTACGACAAGGCCAGCGACGCCGCCAAGACCGCCCTGAAGGAGGGCAAGACGGTCAAGGAAGTCGTCGTGGAGAAGGGCTACCTCAGCGAGGAGGAAGCCGAGGAGGTCATCGACCCCGAGAAAATGACCCATCGCGGGATTCTGGGTAGCGACGACTAG
- a CDS encoding TMEM165/GDT1 family protein has translation MTGWLEIAVVAFTTQLLVLPGEKVQFIIAGLSTRYNPWVVVSAAGSAFAGWTALEIWFGNQLKGALPPVYLDAFTAVLFLAFAVLLVRSAPERGEIPAETDGGTEIDGGVTSAGDIDMTVFGREVPDAFGGFLPIFAMMAAGEFGDKTQLVTIGLAVQYGATPAIWVGEMLAIIPVSIANAFFFHKFSHKFDARKAHYAGAALFLFFGLDTVLSIVTGFSVWETIVGTLAGAISAAIPVAVLI, from the coding sequence ATGACCGGTTGGCTCGAAATCGCGGTCGTGGCCTTCACGACCCAACTGCTCGTTCTCCCCGGCGAGAAGGTCCAGTTCATCATCGCCGGCCTCTCGACGCGCTACAACCCGTGGGTCGTCGTCTCTGCCGCGGGGAGCGCGTTCGCCGGATGGACCGCGCTCGAAATCTGGTTCGGGAACCAACTCAAGGGCGCACTCCCGCCGGTCTATCTGGACGCTTTCACCGCCGTTCTGTTCCTCGCCTTCGCGGTTCTCCTCGTGCGGTCCGCGCCGGAGCGAGGCGAGATACCCGCCGAGACAGACGGCGGCACCGAGATAGACGGCGGCGTGACGAGCGCGGGCGACATCGACATGACGGTGTTCGGCAGAGAGGTCCCCGACGCCTTCGGCGGCTTTCTCCCCATCTTCGCCATGATGGCGGCCGGCGAATTCGGCGACAAGACTCAACTCGTCACCATCGGGTTGGCGGTCCAGTACGGCGCGACCCCGGCCATCTGGGTGGGTGAGATGCTGGCCATCATCCCGGTCAGCATCGCCAACGCCTTCTTCTTCCACAAGTTCTCCCACAAGTTCGACGCACGGAAGGCCCACTACGCCGGCGCGGCGCTGTTCCTGTTCTTCGGTCTCGACACCGTGCTGTCCATCGTCACGGGCTTCTCGGTCTGGGAGACCATCGTCGGGACGCTGGCCGGCGCGATTTCGGCCGCGATTCCGGTTGCGGTGCTGATTTAG
- a CDS encoding ABC transporter ATP-binding protein, which translates to MPWGTTSPPISSPDTVAVERLGKRIEQDKEKSSEQVDIFPVGIESVSTQNAIETNSLTKRFGPVTAIEGIDLTVRSGEVFGLLGPNGAGKSTVIDLVLGLTTPTEGRALVFGTDVANNPRAVRRRIGVLPDDYAMYDGMTGREHLRSILRLKGADDDPEDLRDRVGLDDEAFDRPAGDYSKGMRQRLALATALAGDPDLLILDEPSSGLDPGGIALVRELVGELSERETTVFFSSHRLAEVEAVCDRIGIVNDGRLVSVQGVDGLTDQASDSERLQLLTDESPDADCLERVRSVNAVERVRVDEQTLTVDCLAPEVKADVIELVNRSVSVRDFELEERNLEDVFDAIVERDRSATPQQNAVVTGGDPK; encoded by the coding sequence ATGCCTTGGGGAACTACCTCGCCGCCGATAAGTTCCCCTGATACAGTTGCTGTCGAACGTCTCGGGAAGCGTATCGAACAAGACAAAGAAAAATCAAGTGAACAGGTTGATATTTTCCCGGTCGGAATCGAGAGTGTGTCCACGCAGAACGCCATCGAGACGAACTCGCTCACGAAGCGGTTCGGGCCGGTGACCGCTATCGAGGGTATCGATCTCACGGTCCGGTCCGGGGAAGTTTTCGGACTTCTCGGTCCCAACGGTGCCGGCAAATCGACCGTAATTGACCTCGTTCTCGGGTTGACAACACCCACCGAGGGTCGGGCACTCGTCTTCGGTACGGACGTGGCGAACAATCCGCGTGCTGTTCGACGTCGAATCGGTGTTCTCCCGGACGATTACGCTATGTACGACGGTATGACCGGCCGAGAGCATCTCCGGTCTATCCTGCGATTGAAAGGGGCCGACGACGACCCGGAGGACCTTCGTGACCGAGTGGGACTCGATGACGAGGCGTTCGACCGCCCGGCGGGAGACTACTCCAAGGGCATGAGACAGCGACTGGCGTTGGCGACCGCCCTCGCGGGCGACCCCGACCTCTTGATACTCGACGAACCGTCTTCGGGGTTGGACCCCGGAGGAATCGCACTCGTCCGGGAACTCGTCGGCGAACTATCGGAGCGAGAAACGACGGTCTTTTTTTCGAGTCATCGGCTGGCCGAGGTCGAGGCCGTGTGTGACCGTATCGGAATCGTGAACGACGGACGTCTCGTCTCGGTTCAAGGTGTAGACGGTCTCACGGACCAAGCCAGCGATTCGGAGCGACTGCAACTGCTTACCGACGAGTCACCCGACGCGGACTGTCTCGAACGAGTTCGGTCAGTGAACGCCGTCGAGCGGGTTCGGGTGGACGAACAGACCCTGACTGTCGATTGTCTTGCCCCCGAAGTGAAAGCCGACGTAATCGAACTTGTCAACCGAAGCGTTTCGGTCCGGGACTTCGAACTGGAGGAGAGGAACTTAGAAGACGTGTTCGATGCGATAGTCGAGCGTGATCGGTCGGCCACGCCGCAACAGAATGCCGTCGTCACTGGCGGTGATCCCAAATGA
- a CDS encoding carbohydrate ABC transporter permease — protein MSSPPASPNPDDHTRRERIEQTLRDADRTRVALYAILLGLVGFYLAPLEAGLMTAFKTTDAFNRTVPFFPPVSGGFTFEPWEIAFDAMSNALINSLLLAVPATILSATLGSIAAYGLTTIDWKYQMPLVALFVAGIFIPYQAVLVPLSRLYAIVDTQELLSFLWGLPLMHEHYASIINLIVTHTAYGIPITFLLFRSYYQSLSGEMIEAARLDGASVTSIYRNIVLPLSKPMFAVTLIYQFTQVWNDLLFALVILPSGGGAAAPVTIALNSLTGGIVESFNTQMAGAFVAALPTLLVYVLFGEQFAKGVAGET, from the coding sequence ATGAGCAGTCCGCCAGCAAGTCCGAATCCGGACGACCACACCCGCCGCGAACGAATCGAGCAGACGCTCCGAGACGCCGACCGCACGAGGGTCGCGCTCTACGCGATTCTCCTCGGTCTGGTCGGGTTCTACCTCGCGCCGCTGGAAGCGGGCCTGATGACGGCGTTCAAGACGACCGACGCGTTCAACCGGACCGTGCCGTTCTTCCCGCCGGTTTCGGGCGGGTTCACCTTCGAGCCGTGGGAAATCGCGTTCGACGCGATGAGCAACGCGCTGATAAACAGCCTCCTGCTGGCTGTTCCGGCGACCATCCTGTCGGCGACCCTCGGGTCCATCGCGGCCTACGGACTGACGACTATCGACTGGAAGTACCAGATGCCGCTGGTGGCGCTGTTCGTGGCAGGCATCTTCATCCCGTATCAGGCGGTGTTGGTGCCCCTGTCCCGACTCTACGCTATCGTGGACACGCAGGAACTGCTGAGTTTCCTGTGGGGCCTGCCGCTGATGCACGAGCATTACGCTAGCATCATCAACCTCATCGTCACCCACACGGCGTACGGAATTCCGATTACCTTCCTGCTGTTCCGGTCGTACTACCAGTCGCTGTCGGGCGAGATGATAGAGGCCGCGCGCCTCGACGGTGCAAGCGTGACCAGCATCTACCGGAATATCGTCCTGCCGCTGTCGAAACCGATGTTCGCGGTGACGCTCATCTACCAGTTCACGCAGGTCTGGAACGACCTGCTGTTCGCGCTGGTCATCCTTCCCTCGGGAGGAGGCGCGGCCGCCCCCGTCACCATCGCGCTCAACAGCCTGACGGGCGGTATCGTGGAATCGTTCAACACCCAGATGGCGGGCGCGTTCGTCGCGGCCCTGCCCACCCTGCTGGTGTACGTCCTATTCGGCGAACAGTTCGCAAAAGGAGTCGCAGGCGAAACATGA
- a CDS encoding ABC transporter ATP-binding protein: MAELTLDGVTKWFEDDGGRIVAVDDANIEIEDGEFLVLVGPSGCGKSTTLRMIAGLETVSAGDIRLGGHAITDEPPTARDIAMVFQSYALYPHMTVRENMSFGLEESTDMPDDEIRSRVEDTAGMMGIEDLLDRKPGELSGGQQQRVALGRAIVRDPEVFLMDEPLSNLDAKLRSQMRTELQRLQEDLGVTTVYVTHDQTEAMTMGDRIAILNDGELQQVGTPLECYHEPRNVFVAGFIGEPSMNFFDADLQNGSLVADEFEYPLSDETLADVEGHDRLVLGIRPEDIEVVGEGEGRHDFRTAVDVVEPMGDENNVYLTFADADRAGASNEETDTFVATVSGLRSVESGQEVVARIPEEAIHVFDRETGEALHNRNLDRTEVPQPNV, from the coding sequence ATGGCCGAACTGACCCTAGACGGGGTAACCAAGTGGTTCGAGGACGATGGCGGGCGAATCGTCGCGGTGGACGATGCCAACATCGAAATCGAAGACGGCGAGTTCCTCGTGCTGGTCGGCCCCTCGGGGTGTGGCAAGTCCACGACCCTGCGGATGATTGCGGGCCTCGAAACCGTCTCGGCCGGCGACATCCGACTCGGCGGCCACGCCATCACCGACGAACCGCCGACGGCGCGGGACATCGCCATGGTGTTCCAGTCCTACGCGCTCTACCCCCACATGACGGTGCGGGAGAACATGAGCTTCGGACTGGAGGAGTCCACCGACATGCCCGACGACGAGATTCGCTCGCGGGTCGAGGACACCGCCGGGATGATGGGCATCGAGGACCTGCTCGACCGCAAACCCGGCGAACTCTCGGGCGGTCAGCAACAGCGCGTGGCCCTCGGCCGCGCCATCGTCCGGGACCCCGAAGTCTTCCTGATGGACGAACCCCTCTCGAATCTGGACGCCAAACTCCGCTCGCAGATGCGGACCGAACTCCAGCGATTGCAGGAGGACTTGGGCGTCACCACGGTCTACGTCACCCACGACCAGACCGAGGCCATGACGATGGGCGACCGCATCGCCATCCTGAACGACGGCGAACTTCAGCAGGTCGGCACGCCCTTGGAGTGTTACCACGAACCACGGAACGTCTTCGTCGCGGGCTTCATCGGCGAACCCTCGATGAACTTCTTCGACGCGGACCTGCAAAACGGCAGTCTGGTGGCCGACGAGTTCGAGTACCCCCTCTCCGACGAGACGCTGGCCGACGTGGAAGGTCACGACCGACTCGTCCTCGGGATTCGCCCGGAGGACATCGAAGTCGTCGGCGAGGGCGAGGGCCGCCACGACTTCCGGACCGCGGTGGACGTGGTGGAACCGATGGGCGACGAGAACAACGTCTATCTCACCTTCGCCGACGCCGACCGCGCTGGCGCGTCCAACGAGGAGACCGACACCTTCGTCGCCACCGTCTCGGGCCTCCGGAGTGTCGAGAGCGGACAGGAGGTCGTCGCCCGCATCCCCGAGGAGGCGATTCACGTCTTCGACCGCGAGACGGGCGAGGCGCTCCACAACCGGAACCTCGACCGGACTGAAGTTCCGCAACCGAACGTCTGA
- a CDS encoding PH domain-containing protein → MRLHPFSVPYRALSRGMSVGLMLFFLGQSLSGTDALPFPLAGPALIALAGVGVVAVAVWQVAYYRRFEYRLTDDGLEIASGVVSRRNREIPLRRIQNVDISRNLIQRALGIAVLDLETAGGGATEASLRFVGYDEAKRLQREIQRLKRGAAESGTGESAEGEERDDREEVLFELQTAELGLLSALSFDFRYLSLLAFGPAAFPFVPGLTEVALIGGVMLVAFLIVALWVISAGVTFARYYDFRLTQVGDELRYERGLLQRYDGSIPLSKVQTLTMTENALMRRFGYATLAVETAGYGPGQTPSGGSEAAIPLATRDRVVRLAQDVEPFDLPEFSRPPKRARTRYAFRYGLTLGGLAVALGALEVVIGPSAPGPVPLWAIPLALVVLAPVAAHLKWRNRGYAVGENHAFTRNGFWDRTTKVVPYYRVQTVIQTKTVFQRRRNLASVVVDTASSAGRVAVAVDLDAEQATEFRELVGEKLQESLRERWREAAESSSTSDDESRRRD, encoded by the coding sequence ATGAGACTCCACCCGTTCTCGGTCCCCTACCGGGCGCTCTCGCGGGGGATGAGCGTCGGCCTGATGCTGTTTTTCCTCGGCCAGTCGCTGTCGGGGACCGACGCCCTGCCCTTCCCGCTCGCCGGTCCCGCACTAATCGCACTCGCCGGCGTCGGCGTCGTCGCGGTCGCGGTCTGGCAGGTCGCCTACTACCGGCGGTTCGAGTATCGCCTCACCGACGACGGCCTCGAAATCGCGTCGGGCGTCGTCTCGCGGCGCAACCGCGAGATTCCGCTCCGGCGAATCCAGAACGTGGACATCTCGCGTAACCTGATTCAGCGCGCGCTCGGCATCGCCGTGTTGGACCTCGAAACCGCTGGCGGCGGCGCGACCGAGGCCAGTCTCCGGTTCGTGGGCTACGACGAAGCCAAGCGCCTCCAGCGGGAAATCCAGCGCCTCAAGCGCGGCGCGGCCGAATCGGGGACGGGCGAATCAGCAGAAGGCGAGGAGCGCGACGACCGCGAGGAGGTCCTGTTCGAACTCCAGACCGCGGAGCTGGGCCTGCTCAGTGCGCTCTCGTTCGACTTCCGGTACCTTTCGCTGTTGGCGTTCGGCCCGGCGGCCTTCCCCTTCGTGCCGGGCCTGACAGAGGTCGCACTCATCGGCGGAGTGATGCTAGTCGCCTTCCTCATCGTGGCGCTCTGGGTCATCAGCGCCGGCGTCACCTTCGCCCGATACTACGATTTCCGCCTCACGCAGGTCGGCGACGAACTCCGGTACGAGCGCGGACTCCTCCAGCGATACGACGGGTCGATTCCGCTCTCGAAGGTCCAGACGCTCACGATGACCGAGAACGCGCTGATGCGCCGATTCGGCTACGCTACCCTCGCGGTCGAAACCGCGGGCTACGGGCCGGGCCAGACGCCCTCGGGCGGTTCCGAGGCCGCGATTCCGCTGGCGACCCGCGACCGGGTGGTTCGGCTCGCGCAGGACGTGGAACCGTTCGACCTCCCCGAGTTCTCCCGGCCGCCCAAGCGCGCCCGGACTCGCTACGCCTTCCGGTACGGTCTCACGCTCGGCGGCCTCGCCGTGGCGCTGGGTGCGTTGGAGGTCGTGATTGGTCCCTCCGCGCCCGGTCCGGTTCCGCTCTGGGCGATTCCGCTGGCGCTGGTCGTCCTCGCGCCGGTCGCGGCCCACCTGAAGTGGCGCAACCGGGGCTATGCGGTGGGGGAAAATCACGCTTTCACCCGGAACGGCTTCTGGGACCGGACGACCAAGGTGGTGCCCTACTACCGAGTTCAGACGGTGATTCAGACGAAGACCGTCTTCCAGCGCCGCCGGAATCTGGCGAGCGTGGTGGTCGATACGGCGAGTTCGGCCGGCAGGGTTGCTGTCGCGGTGGACTTGGACGCCGAGCAGGCGACCGAGTTCCGGGAGTTGGTCGGCGAGAAGTTGCAAGAGAGTTTACGAGAGCGGTGGCGCGAAGCGGCCGAGTCGAGTTCGACCTCGGACGACGAGTCTCGTCGCCGAGACTGA
- a CDS encoding carbohydrate ABC transporter permease produces MQRLRDVLRRLSPGREADSGDRELRADGGGATATAERTDSDTRTGRSLLSSDFVQSMPFWLPPFLLMGFFVYGAIGWNLVISLTDFEGLLLPEYKVSEFDLEMYREAFSDPSFWTAAQNTLVLLVAFTAVCLLFGLLLAILVDQEIRFENTLRTIYLLPMSLSFVVTAKFWAWMYNPEIGMVNVTLRQLGLDFLTLQWISNPDTKLAAVIFALIWQFSGYAMVVYLAGLRAIPTSHYEAAKVDGASTVKMYWRVILPQLRASTMSAAVVLMVFALKAFDFLYVMFGNNPGPAADILATLMFREAFGSNNWAYGSAIAIVLFGMALAVVAPYLYSEYRRGEL; encoded by the coding sequence ATGCAACGACTCAGAGACGTACTCCGACGCCTCTCTCCGGGACGGGAAGCCGACAGCGGGGACCGGGAGCTTCGCGCCGACGGGGGTGGAGCGACCGCCACTGCGGAACGCACCGACTCCGACACGAGAACTGGCCGGTCGCTCCTGTCGAGCGACTTCGTTCAGTCGATGCCGTTCTGGCTCCCGCCCTTCCTGCTGATGGGATTCTTCGTCTACGGAGCCATCGGGTGGAACCTCGTCATCTCGCTGACGGACTTCGAGGGCCTGCTCTTGCCGGAGTACAAGGTTTCGGAGTTCGACCTCGAGATGTACCGCGAAGCGTTCTCGGACCCCTCGTTCTGGACCGCGGCCCAGAACACGCTGGTCCTACTGGTCGCGTTCACCGCGGTCTGTCTGCTCTTCGGCCTCCTGTTGGCCATTCTGGTGGACCAAGAAATCCGGTTCGAGAACACCCTCAGAACCATCTACCTCCTGCCGATGAGCCTCTCGTTCGTCGTGACCGCGAAGTTCTGGGCGTGGATGTACAATCCCGAAATCGGGATGGTCAACGTCACGCTCCGCCAGTTGGGACTCGATTTCCTCACGCTTCAGTGGATTTCGAATCCCGACACGAAGTTGGCCGCGGTCATCTTCGCGCTCATCTGGCAGTTCTCGGGCTACGCGATGGTGGTGTACCTCGCGGGGCTTCGAGCGATTCCGACCTCTCACTACGAGGCCGCGAAGGTGGACGGCGCGAGTACCGTGAAGATGTACTGGCGGGTCATCCTGCCCCAACTTCGCGCCTCGACCATGAGCGCCGCGGTGGTGCTGATGGTGTTCGCGCTGAAGGCCTTCGACTTCCTCTACGTGATGTTCGGCAACAACCCCGGCCCGGCCGCCGACATCCTCGCCACGCTGATGTTCCGCGAGGCGTTCGGGTCGAACAACTGGGCCTACGGTTCGGCCATCGCCATCGTGCTGTTCGGCATGGCGCTCGCGGTGGTCGCGCCGTACCTCTACAGCGAATACCGACGAGGTGAACTATGA
- a CDS encoding ABC transporter substrate-binding protein, with the protein MTDANEGSDVSRRDYLKVAGAGTLGVTALAGCMGGGGDDEDTTTDSGSDETTESMDGEDTTTESSTDYETLEVQHWWTGGDGAKAVSALFEGFKQEYPDIEVNQNPVSGGAGQNLQTVIKKRVLNDNPPSSWQAWPGANLQPYVEANKLEDIGESVWGENGMKDAYLQGPKDAAKPGGKFVAVPLNIHRLNNLFYNTKVVEDAGVDPSSISKPSDLVSAMETVESETDAVGMAHQTKSAWSTSQLWAQVLLGEYGVETYEAFTEGKVEANKDAIKDSLQIVKDFQSHFNSDAGSISWTEANKKVINGKAAFFHQGDWAAGMYRGQDGFEYESDWNHVPFPGTEGVYALNMDSFPMPTNNPSPEAAKKFLQYVGSVDAQERFNPKKGSIPPRTDVPKDEFGPFLSQQMDDFANSETQVKSIEHGLAIPPEVKSNFGDAMTTFTSGWNVDKTYKQMKRAFN; encoded by the coding sequence ATGACAGATGCCAACGAAGGTTCCGACGTTTCTCGGCGCGACTATCTCAAAGTAGCCGGTGCGGGCACCCTCGGTGTCACCGCTCTGGCAGGTTGTATGGGCGGCGGCGGTGACGACGAGGACACCACGACCGACTCGGGTTCGGACGAGACCACCGAGTCGATGGATGGCGAGGACACCACAACGGAGTCCTCGACCGACTACGAGACGCTGGAGGTCCAGCACTGGTGGACCGGCGGCGACGGCGCGAAGGCCGTTTCGGCGCTGTTCGAGGGCTTCAAGCAGGAGTACCCCGACATCGAAGTCAACCAGAACCCCGTGTCCGGCGGTGCGGGCCAGAACCTCCAGACCGTCATCAAGAAGCGCGTCCTGAACGACAACCCGCCGAGTTCGTGGCAGGCGTGGCCCGGCGCGAACCTTCAGCCCTACGTCGAGGCCAACAAGCTGGAGGACATCGGCGAGTCCGTGTGGGGCGAGAACGGCATGAAGGATGCCTACCTCCAAGGACCGAAGGACGCCGCCAAGCCCGGCGGGAAGTTCGTCGCGGTCCCGCTCAACATCCACCGACTCAACAACCTCTTCTACAACACGAAGGTCGTCGAGGACGCGGGCGTAGACCCCTCGTCCATCTCCAAGCCCAGTGACCTCGTGTCCGCGATGGAGACCGTCGAGTCCGAGACCGACGCGGTGGGCATGGCCCACCAAACCAAGTCGGCGTGGTCCACCTCTCAGCTCTGGGCGCAGGTCCTCCTCGGCGAGTACGGCGTCGAGACCTACGAGGCCTTCACCGAGGGCAAGGTCGAGGCGAACAAGGACGCCATCAAAGACTCGCTCCAGATAGTCAAAGACTTCCAGAGTCACTTCAACAGCGACGCCGGGTCCATCTCGTGGACCGAGGCCAACAAGAAGGTCATCAACGGCAAGGCCGCCTTCTTCCACCAAGGCGACTGGGCCGCGGGCATGTACCGCGGACAGGACGGCTTCGAGTACGAGTCCGACTGGAACCACGTGCCGTTCCCCGGAACGGAAGGCGTCTACGCGCTCAACATGGACTCGTTCCCCATGCCGACCAACAACCCGTCGCCCGAGGCCGCCAAGAAGTTCCTCCAGTACGTCGGCAGTGTGGACGCCCAAGAGCGGTTCAACCCCAAGAAGGGGTCCATCCCGCCCCGGACCGACGTGCCCAAGGACGAGTTCGGTCCCTTCCTGAGCCAGCAGATGGACGACTTCGCCAACTCCGAGACGCAGGTCAAGTCCATCGAGCACGGTCTCGCCATCCCGCCGGAGGTCAAGAGCAACTTCGGCGACGCGATGACCACGTTCACTTCCGGGTGGAACGTCGATAAGACCTACAAGCAGATGAAGCGAGCGTTCAACTGA
- a CDS encoding PH domain-containing protein: MEVLNPRVRLVWGVGAAVTAVVFGVVAALVDRFALGAGLWVGLAVAGLALVLGVVFAVLRYRIWRFEVRDDDLYLERGVLTRVNTVVPFVRVQHVDTQRGPVERALGLASVVVYTAGSRGADVTIPGLTPERADDLQEQLRRLAIESERESDAV; this comes from the coding sequence ATGGAAGTGCTGAATCCGCGCGTCCGCCTCGTCTGGGGCGTCGGCGCGGCCGTGACCGCGGTCGTCTTCGGAGTCGTCGCGGCGCTCGTGGACCGATTCGCGCTCGGCGCGGGCCTCTGGGTCGGCCTCGCCGTGGCCGGTCTCGCGCTGGTGCTGGGGGTTGTCTTCGCCGTCCTCCGGTACCGAATCTGGCGCTTCGAGGTCCGCGACGACGACCTTTATCTGGAGCGAGGAGTACTCACCCGAGTCAATACGGTGGTTCCGTTCGTCCGCGTCCAGCACGTGGACACCCAGCGAGGACCGGTCGAGCGGGCGCTCGGACTCGCCAGCGTGGTGGTCTACACCGCCGGGTCGCGGGGCGCTGACGTGACGATTCCGGGTCTGACGCCCGAGCGCGCCGACGACTTGCAGGAACAGCTTCGCCGCCTCGCCATCGAGAGCGAGCGCGAGTCCGACGCCGTATGA